The Mangrovimonas cancribranchiae nucleotide sequence CTTGGTGCTTTACATCAACTAGGATACTTTGAAGGTATTCCTTTAACCGATGATATTTTTTTACAAGATACCTTGAACGATTTTATTGCAGACGGAAGAAAAACATGGCGTTCGGTTAGAAACCGTATTGCCGAAATTTTTGATGAAGACAATGATGCTTTAAAAAATAACAAAAAGCATAAGGAAATTGTACTTTTTAGACTCGATGAAATAGAAATGCAATTACCAGTACAGATTGGTGATTATACCGATTTTTATTCTAGTATAGAACATGCCACCAATGTTGGTACTATGTTCCGTGATCCTGATAATGCTTTATTGCCAAACTGGTTACACATTCCGGTAGGTTACCACGGTAGGAGTAGTTCTATAATTCCATCGGGGATACCAGTACACAGACCACAAGGACAAACTATTCCTGCTGATAGTGATATGCCTGTTTTTGGACCTTCAAAATTAGTAGATTTTGAATTGGAAATGGCATTTATTACTACCGATGCTAACGATTTAGGAGAACCTATTCCAGTTGATGAAGCCGAAGAGTACATATTTGGACTTGTATTATTTAATGATTGGTCCGCTAGAGATATTCAAAAATGGGAATACGTGCCTTTAGGCCCATTTTTAGCTAAGAACTTTGCCTCTTCAATTTCTCCATGGATTGTAACTTTAGATGCTTTAGAACCTTATCGTGTTGAAAGCCCAAAACCATTAAAGCCACAATTACCTTATTTACAATATAAAGGAAAAAAGAGTTTTGACATTAATCTTGAAGTTGCTTTAAAACCAAAAACAGCTAAAGAAACAGTTATTTGTAAGTCTAATTTTAAATATATGTATTGGAATATGTCGCAACAATTAGCGCATCATACTGTTAATGGTTGTCCTGTAAATTCTGGTGATATGATGGGAAGTGGTACCATTTCTGGTTCAACCCCAGACTCTTTTGGGTCTATGCTTGAGCTTACTTGGAAAGGCAGCAAACCCTTAGCCTTAGAAGATGGTACAGAACGTAAGTTTATTAACGATTACGATACGGTAATTATGCGCGGATTTTGTGAAAAAGAAGGTACAAGAATTGGTTTTGGCGAAGTCTCTACACAATTACTTCCTGTTTTTAATCCAAAAAAGAAAAAGTAATAATAAATATATATACATAAAAAAACTCCCGTATTATTTACGGGAGTTTTTTTATTGCTTTATTTTCTATAAAGTGGGATTTTCAATCCTACATAAAGATCTGTTGTTTTAGTTTTGTCTGATATTAAATTAGAGAATATAGATCCTGACCCAATAGTTAACGGCCCTACTCTAAAACCTCCTCCAAATAATACATCTCCATACTGTCTAAAACTTAGCGGCACATAAAAACTAAACCATTTGGTTTCTAATCTAGGTGCTATGGTAACTGTATTTAATACAGAGTTTCTTAATTCTGTGTTTTTCTTTATCAATGATAAGTCTGTTTGGGCACTTACATACCATTTTTTTGCAAGTCTATAGTCTATTAATAAATGTAAAGCGGTTGGTAAATTAATTTTTGTTTTTTCTGTAGTTTTCACACCATTGTAGTTGTTCTCTAAAAAATCTTCTGCATCCTCATCAAAATTTGATGTACTTACTGTATTATTCATATTATAGGAGGTCACTTCGGTATTTTTATAATTTATTGAGCCTATATCGGTTACCGAAACACCAAACTTCAACTTATATGGGTCTTGATATATTCTTACAGTATCATTCTTTCTTTTAGGGTGCTACTCATATGTTACTCCAATATCTAAACCAAATCCTGCTGTTAAATTATCAAAATCTATATCATCGTTATCAAAGTCTTGAGTTGTCCCATATAAAAGTGTTCCTTGTGTTTCTAATGTTTCTGTAGATGCTATAAACTGTCCCTGTAATCCTGGGCTAGACATAAATAAGCTCCCTGCACCCTGTAGATATTTAAGTGTTACACCAGCTTTAATTATATGGTTGGGTTTATCCATAATAATGCGCCCATAGGCGACACCTATTTCTGCCCATGCATGTAATGTTCCGTTAAAATTAGAGGAATTAAAATCAAAATTATTATTCATATCAAAATCATCACTTACACTCTCGTAAAGTTCACCATTAATACTATTTAAGTTGAAAACACCACGAACTCTTGTTATTAAGCCTATGCTGTTTTTATTATTTATATTAAACATAAATGATGGTCCAACAATATCGGCATTAAGAAAAAAGTTATTATCGTTTTCAGGAAAACGTTCAGTATCTTCATCGAAATCAAACCCGCCATCAGAATTGATAATATCACTAAAATTAATACCAAAGTAATCACTTCCGCCAAAAGCACTAACTGAAGCTAAGTTAATATCGGCTTTAAATTTAGATCCAACAATATTGGAAGGATTATAAACCACTCCATGTATACCGGAATAGTTGTCTACAGTATGACCAATATAACTTTGCGAAAATATGGGTAGAGCTGTAAATAATATAAAAACAAGTGTACTACTTTTTAATAAATCTTTCATAAAAGTTTAGTTAGGGTTAGGATAAATAATAGCTCACTAAACTTACAAAAAATTATTACATAGTTTGAACTACATTAATTTTTAAGAAAATTAAACCAATTTTTCTTTCTTATAAACAGTAAGTACTAACTATATGTTTTTTCAGGAAGAAAGCTCACAACTTACCATCCAATTAATTCCAAATTTATCGGTTAACATCCCAAAATAAGCTCCCCAAAAAGTTTTTGCTAATGGCATTGTTATATTACCACCTTCAGAAAGGGCTTTAAAAACACTATCGGCTTCATCTAATGTATCGACATTTACAGATACAGAAAAGTTATTTCCTTGCTTTAATTTTTTAGCCCATTCACCTCCAGCATCACTTCCCATAAGCATGGTTTCTTTACTAATTGGTAAAGAAATATGCATAATTTTATCATTCATTTCTTCTGGTAATGGTGGAATCTCTTTTTGAGGCGGCATTTCGCCAAAAGTACCTATGTACGGATATTCTCCGCCAAAAATAGATTTATAAAAATCGAAGGCCTGTTTACAATTACCATTAAAGGTTAGGTAAATGTTTACTGTTGTCATATCTTATTACTCTTAGTTTTATTATAAATTATCTTTAAAATACTATCTGCTACATGAGGTCTGAAGTGAGAAGCCTCGTAATAGTTATATATATTATCAGTAAAATTATTTTGCCCTGAAAAATTATAAACGTTTGACTTACCAAAAATATTGTTAAGTAAATTGATTTGCTCTTCTTCCAAGGGAATTTTATCAAATATTGGTGAGATGATAATTTTATAATTCGTTCTATGCTTGGTAAACATATGTTTTATATATTGTAGTTGATTAACCTCTGCCTCGCTTACCTTACTCTCTTTTATCTTTTCTAAAGCTACCGTTTTAAAAACTTTATTGCCTATTCTTTCTTTATAATACGTAACAGAATCTATTGCAATTTCTTTATCGAAACCATACCAGATATCACAATTTTTCTTATTAACACTATCTCTAAAAGTTGTATTATAAATCATGGTTCCCATATACTTTCGGTGCTTTTTATTAATTGAAAAATCTGTATGCGCTAATAAAAATTTAGGATGTAATGAGGCTTTTAAAAAAGTGGTATAATATTGTATTTTAGACTTCTTTGACACACATGGCATTGGTATGTTTAAATGCGTTTTATTTAATGCTGTTTTGCTTAAAATAGAACGATCTAGAATTATCAAAGCATGTTTTATGGTATCATTTAAAGTATCTATATATTCTATTTTCTTGGATATTCCCCAAATGCTTTCACTCCAAGCATCAAAATGAAAAGGTTTCGATGTTTTATTTAAGTATTTTTTCCACTCATTACACTTAAAAGCCTGCGACCTAGAGCTACCAAAAATGAATGCATTAAATTTTTCTTCTTCTCTAAAATGATTATAAGTTGTTGTTGTTACCATTTCACGATTTAGAACAACCCATTGTTTTTTGTAGTAGTCTTGATATCCAAAAACTTTAAAAAAGTCTGCAATTATTACATAAATTACCAATAGAAATATGGGACATAAAAAAATAATTACACGTTTTATAAGTTTTTGCATAATCAAATAAATTCTAAACAAAAATCTTTAAATTTAAGTCATTTATTTGTCCATGACTAGCGTGTTTAATCACTTTACCTCCTTTAATAATTAACAATTGGGGAGATTCATGTTTAACGTTAAATTTAGCAGCAACCTGGTTTGAAACCTCTCTATACTTCAATAAATCTAAATAATATAAATCAATATCTAAGTCCAAAGGAAATTGCTTTTCAAATTGCCTTTTAACCATACTACTTATTCCACACCTTGTAGAATGCTTAAATATAACTTGTAATTTATTATTAGACCTTTCTTCAACTACATTAAGCCGTTCTATATCAATTAAATTTTTCCAAGGTAACTTAGAATGCTCCACTCCTTTTTGAGTACTCCCAAACAACTTGTTAAATATTCCCATAATCATTATCTTTTATAAGCAGAAAACAAATACCGTCAAAAAGTCACCTAAAACTCACTTTAAACAGACAAAAAGTCATTTAAATTTAAATGGTAAGATAATTGACTATATGCATTTGTAAATATAAAACTTATGAACTTTAACAATTATACAATAAAATCACAAGAAGCCATACAACAAGCGCAACAGATTGCGCAAGGTTATGGTCATCAACAAATAGAAAATGAGCACCTCTTTAAAGCTATTCTAGAAGTTGATGAAAACGTACTACCATTTATTTTAAAAAAATTAAATGTCAACACATCTATACTAAAACAGACTTTAGATAAACAATTAGAAAGTTTACCAAAAGTCTCTGGTGGCGATATTATGTTGTCTCGCGAAGCCGGAAAAACACTTAACGAAGCTTCTATTGTTGCTAAAAAAATGAAAGACGACTTTGTCTCAATCGAGCACCTCATTCTTGCTATTCTAAAATCTAATAGTAAAATAGCACAGATGTTAAAAGACCAAGGTGTTACCGAAAAAGGTCTTTCTGCTGCTATCGATGAACTTCGTAAAGGTGATCGTGTAACCTCTCAAAGTCAAGAAGACACATATAATGCGTTAAGTAAATACGCCAAAAACCTTAACCAATTAGCAAAAGACGGAAAATTAGATCCTGTTATTGGCCGAGATGAAGAAATAAGACGGATCCTTCAAATTTTATCGCGTAGAACCAAAAACAACCCGATATTAGTTGGTGAGCCCGGAACAGGTAAAACAGCTATTGCCGAAGGTTTAGCACACAGAATTGTAGATGGCGACATTCCAGAAAATTTAAAGGAAAAGCAAATTTTTGCTTTAGATATGGGGGCGTTAATTGCTGGCGCTAAATACAAAGGCGAGTTTGAAGAACGCTTAAAATCTGTCGTTAAAGAAGTAACAACTAGCGAAGGCGACATTGTATTATTTATAGATGAAATTCATACACTTGTTGGTGCAGGAAAAGGTGAAGGCGCTATGGATGCTGCTAACATTTTAAAACCAGCATTAGCACGCGGTGAATTAAGAGCTATTGGAGCCACAACATTAGATGAGTATCAAAAATATTTTGAAAAAGATAAAGCCCTAGAACGACGTTTTCAAAAAGTAATGGTAGACGAACCCGATACAGAAAGTGCCATTTCAATTTTACGTGGTATAAAAGAAAAATACGAAACACACCATAAAGTACGTATTAAAGATGATGCCATAATTGGTGCTGTTGAGTTATCAGAACGTTACATTACCAACCGTTTTTTGCCAGATAAGGCTATCGATTTAATGGATGAAGCAGCGTCTAAACTTCGCATGGAGATTAATTCTAAACCAGAAGAACTAGATGTTTTAGATAGAAAAATCATGCAGCTTGAAATTGAAATTGAAGCTATAAAACGCGAAAAAGACGAAACAAAACTAAAATCATTACGTTCAGAGCTTGCAAATCTTAAAGAGGAGCGAAAAGAGATTTACGCCAAGTGGAAAAGCGAAAAAGAAGTTGTAGACAATATCCAAAACACCAAACAAGATATTGAAAACTACAAGCTAGAAGCCGAACGTGCCGAGCGTGAAGGAAATTACGGTAAAGTAGCCGAAATACGTTACGGTAAAATTAAAGAAGCACAAGAAAATCTTGACAAACTTCAAAAAGAATTACAAAAAAATCAATCGGGTAACTCACTCATAAAAGAAGAAGTTACCTATGATGATATTGCCGAAGTTGTCGCAAAATGGACGGGCATTCCTGTTACCAAAATGCTACAAAGCGAACGTGAAAAACTCTTAAAGTTAGAAGACGAGTTACACAAACGCGTTGTAGGTCAAGACGAAGCCATTGTTGCTGTAAGCGACGCTGTAAGACGAAGTCGCGCTGGTTTACAAAACCCAGACAAACCCATAGGAACCTTTTTATTCCTTGGTACCACTGGAGTTGGTAAAACCGAATTAGCCAAGGCACTTGCCGAATATCTTTTTGATGATGAAAGCGCTATTACCAGAATAGATATGAGCGAATACCAAGAACGCCACTCTGTAAGTCGTTTAGTTGGTGCGCCTCCAGGATATGTTGGTTACGATGAAGGCGGACAACTTACCGAAGCCGTAAGAAGAAAACCATATTCTGTTGTATTGCTTGATGAAATTGAAAAAGCACATCCAGATACCTTCAATATTTTATTACAAGTTTTAGATGAAGGCCGATTAACAGATAACAAAGGGCGTGTTGCCGATTTTAAAAATACAATCATCATTATGACATCTAATATGGGAAGCCATATTATTCAAGAAAAATTTGAAGACACCAAAGATGTCGATGCAGCTATGGAACTAGCTAAAATTGAAGTTCTTGGATTACTTAAAAAATCGGTAAGACCAGAATTTTTAAATAGAATAGACGATACTATTATGTTTACGCCGCTTACAGCCGATAACATAAAAAGCATTGTCGAACTTCAATTAAAAGGCGTTACTAAAATGATTGCTAAACAAGGTATCACATTTGATGCAACACCAGAAGCCGTATCATATCTAGCCCAAAAAGGCTATAATCCGGAATACGGAGCAAGACCTGTTAAACGTGTTATTCAAAAGGAAGTGCTTAACGAATTAAGTAAAGAAATTCTTTCTGGAAAAGTAACAACAGATAGTATTATTCTTTTAGATGCTTTTGATGAAAAACTTGTGTTTAGAAACCAAGACAATCTAGTATCTGAAGAATCTTAAACTTTAGTTAAAGTAACAATATAAATACCTATTATACGTTTTTCATAATAGTTGGTTAGTTAGTTGAAAAAGGCAACACTACATCCTTAACCCTATACAAGGAAAGTGTTGCTTTTTTTTAATAAATAGTTAGCGCAACATCAAAAAAACACATAACAACCTAATAATAAACACAATACATTATTTCTATAAAAAAATAGTTACCGTTCGTCTAAAAAATTTCCAAAAATAAACCGTTTGTCGTATTTTTGAAACACTTTAACCTACACCCCCATGAAAATTAATAGCTACATAGACCACACCCTATTATCCCCTACTGCCTCAAAAAAAGATATTTACACCTTATGTGAAGAAGCCATAGAGCACCGTTTTTTTTCTGTTTGCATAAACAGTAGTTATGTTCCTCTAGCTAAACAGCTCCTATCAAGAAGCAATGTTAAAATTTGTGCAACAGTTGGCTTTCCACTTGGTGCTATGAGTACAGAAGCCAAAGTTTCTGAAGCCAAAAAAGCGATTGAAGATGGCGCAGATGAAGTTGATATGGTTATGAATATTGGTATGATGAAAAGCAATAATTTTGTATCGGTATATAAAGATATTAGAGATATAAAATTGGCCATTAGTAATAAACCTTTAAAGGTTATTATTGAAATTAGTGAGCTTTCTAAAAACGAAATTATAAAAGCCTGTCAAATTTGTATTGATGCCAAAGCCGATTTTATAAAAACATCAACAGGATTTTCAAAAAGTGGCGCAACACTTACAGCTGTTAAAATGATTAAAAAAACAGCCAAAGGAAAAATTAAAATTAAAGCTTCTGGCGGTATTAAAGATTACGAAACAGCTTTAAAGTATATAGAAAGTGGCGCCGATAGAATTGGTACATCATCAGGAATAAATATTATTTCAGAAAGCAGCATTTTAGAAGCAAGTTAACTATAAAAAAACATCCCTATTTTAAGCCTCTTTAAGAGGCTTTTTTTATAACTTTGATATATTAACTTTTTACCATTTTGCCTGAAAAAGCTATAAATCAATATATCGATCATACACAGTTAGCTACAAACACTACATTTAGCGACATTAAACGCATCTGTAATGAAGCTATTACGTACAATTTTTATGCGGTTTGCATCCCTTCGTATTACATAACCGAAGCCAAAAAGCTACTATCAAATAGTCACGTAAAAGTATGCACCGTAATTGGTTTTCCTTTAGGAAACACAACTACGCCAGTTAAAGCTTATGAAGCAAAACAGGCTATTGAAAAAGGTGCCGATGAAATTGATATGGTTTTAAATATCGGACTTTTAAAAAGCGGTAAATTACAAAACGCTACACAAGATGTTAAAGACGTTAAAAATGCTATTGGCAATCACGTTCTTAAAGTCATCATAGAAGTTAGTGAACTTACTAATACCGAAATAATACAAGCTTGTAAAGTCTGCCTTGAAGCAAAAGCCGACTTCATAAAAACCTCTACAGGATTTTCAAAAGGAAATGCGACTATTGAAGCTGTTAAATTGATAAAAGAAACCGTAAACAACAACGCTAAAATAAAAGCTTCAGGAGGTATTAGAGATTACAATACCGCTCTAGAATTTATTAAAGCAGGTGCCAACAGAATAGGAACATCATCAGGTGTTGCTATTGTTACAAAAAAAGAAAACACAAATCATAATTACTAAGCCATGAGTGTACATATTGAAGCAAAACAAGGCGATATAGCCGAAACTATTCTGCTTCCAGGAGATCCTTTACGAGCCAAATGGATTGCAGAAACGTTTTTAGAAAACCCTTATTGCTTTAACAAAATTAGAAACATGTTTGGTTACACCGGTAATTATAGAGGGAAACGTGTCTCTGTAATGGGAACAGGCATGGGTGTTCCTAGTATTTCTATTTACGCTCACGAACTTATAAACGAATACAATGTAAAAAACTTAATTCGTGTGGGAAGCGCAGGATCTTACCAAAAGCATGTTGAAATTAGAGATGTTATTATAGCCATGGCAGCATCGTCAAATTCTGGTGTAAACGAATTACGTTTTGGTGGCGCAGATTATGCTCCTACTGCTAGTTTCGAGCTATTTGACAAAGCGGTTACCTCTGCAAGAAAACAAAATATTCCTTTTAAAGCTG carries:
- the fahA gene encoding fumarylacetoacetase gives rise to the protein MQISANNPNRKSWLHVDKNSDFPIQNIPFGVFLTRDDIITIGTRIGDTAIDLGALHQLGYFEGIPLTDDIFLQDTLNDFIADGRKTWRSVRNRIAEIFDEDNDALKNNKKHKEIVLFRLDEIEMQLPVQIGDYTDFYSSIEHATNVGTMFRDPDNALLPNWLHIPVGYHGRSSSIIPSGIPVHRPQGQTIPADSDMPVFGPSKLVDFELEMAFITTDANDLGEPIPVDEAEEYIFGLVLFNDWSARDIQKWEYVPLGPFLAKNFASSISPWIVTLDALEPYRVESPKPLKPQLPYLQYKGKKSFDINLEVALKPKTAKETVICKSNFKYMYWNMSQQLAHHTVNGCPVNSGDMMGSGTISGSTPDSFGSMLELTWKGSKPLALEDGTERKFINDYDTVIMRGFCEKEGTRIGFGEVSTQLLPVFNPKKKK
- a CDS encoding VOC family protein, whose translation is MTTVNIYLTFNGNCKQAFDFYKSIFGGEYPYIGTFGEMPPQKEIPPLPEEMNDKIMHISLPISKETMLMGSDAGGEWAKKLKQGNNFSVSVNVDTLDEADSVFKALSEGGNITMPLAKTFWGAYFGMLTDKFGINWMVSCELSS
- the ytxJ gene encoding bacillithiol system redox-active protein YtxJ, producing MGIFNKLFGSTQKGVEHSKLPWKNLIDIERLNVVEERSNNKLQVIFKHSTRCGISSMVKRQFEKQFPLDLDIDLYYLDLLKYREVSNQVAAKFNVKHESPQLLIIKGGKVIKHASHGQINDLNLKIFV
- the clpB gene encoding ATP-dependent chaperone ClpB, whose product is MNFNNYTIKSQEAIQQAQQIAQGYGHQQIENEHLFKAILEVDENVLPFILKKLNVNTSILKQTLDKQLESLPKVSGGDIMLSREAGKTLNEASIVAKKMKDDFVSIEHLILAILKSNSKIAQMLKDQGVTEKGLSAAIDELRKGDRVTSQSQEDTYNALSKYAKNLNQLAKDGKLDPVIGRDEEIRRILQILSRRTKNNPILVGEPGTGKTAIAEGLAHRIVDGDIPENLKEKQIFALDMGALIAGAKYKGEFEERLKSVVKEVTTSEGDIVLFIDEIHTLVGAGKGEGAMDAANILKPALARGELRAIGATTLDEYQKYFEKDKALERRFQKVMVDEPDTESAISILRGIKEKYETHHKVRIKDDAIIGAVELSERYITNRFLPDKAIDLMDEAASKLRMEINSKPEELDVLDRKIMQLEIEIEAIKREKDETKLKSLRSELANLKEERKEIYAKWKSEKEVVDNIQNTKQDIENYKLEAERAEREGNYGKVAEIRYGKIKEAQENLDKLQKELQKNQSGNSLIKEEVTYDDIAEVVAKWTGIPVTKMLQSEREKLLKLEDELHKRVVGQDEAIVAVSDAVRRSRAGLQNPDKPIGTFLFLGTTGVGKTELAKALAEYLFDDESAITRIDMSEYQERHSVSRLVGAPPGYVGYDEGGQLTEAVRRKPYSVVLLDEIEKAHPDTFNILLQVLDEGRLTDNKGRVADFKNTIIIMTSNMGSHIIQEKFEDTKDVDAAMELAKIEVLGLLKKSVRPEFLNRIDDTIMFTPLTADNIKSIVELQLKGVTKMIAKQGITFDATPEAVSYLAQKGYNPEYGARPVKRVIQKEVLNELSKEILSGKVTTDSIILLDAFDEKLVFRNQDNLVSEES
- the deoC gene encoding deoxyribose-phosphate aldolase — encoded protein: MKINSYIDHTLLSPTASKKDIYTLCEEAIEHRFFSVCINSSYVPLAKQLLSRSNVKICATVGFPLGAMSTEAKVSEAKKAIEDGADEVDMVMNIGMMKSNNFVSVYKDIRDIKLAISNKPLKVIIEISELSKNEIIKACQICIDAKADFIKTSTGFSKSGATLTAVKMIKKTAKGKIKIKASGGIKDYETALKYIESGADRIGTSSGINIISESSILEAS
- the deoC gene encoding deoxyribose-phosphate aldolase translates to MPEKAINQYIDHTQLATNTTFSDIKRICNEAITYNFYAVCIPSYYITEAKKLLSNSHVKVCTVIGFPLGNTTTPVKAYEAKQAIEKGADEIDMVLNIGLLKSGKLQNATQDVKDVKNAIGNHVLKVIIEVSELTNTEIIQACKVCLEAKADFIKTSTGFSKGNATIEAVKLIKETVNNNAKIKASGGIRDYNTALEFIKAGANRIGTSSGVAIVTKKENTNHNY
- the deoD gene encoding purine-nucleoside phosphorylase; the protein is MSVHIEAKQGDIAETILLPGDPLRAKWIAETFLENPYCFNKIRNMFGYTGNYRGKRVSVMGTGMGVPSISIYAHELINEYNVKNLIRVGSAGSYQKHVEIRDVIIAMAASSNSGVNELRFGGADYAPTASFELFDKAVTSARKQNIPFKAGNVFTSDEFYADNFEAYKKWSKFGVLCVEMESAGLYTVAAKHNVNALSILTISDSLVTGERTTSEERETSFKNMINIALDLA